Sequence from the Vanacampus margaritifer isolate UIUO_Vmar chromosome 18, RoL_Vmar_1.0, whole genome shotgun sequence genome:
CAGGTGGGAGGTGGAGTTGGTGGGGGTTCTACACCCTCGCCACTCTGGTGCACCTCAGATTAACACGCACTAATCTGAGGATTAGCGGGCCAGGAGCTGCCGCTGCTTGTGCGCTTGTTAGACGACGCCACCTACAGGCCGCACGGTGTCATCACAAGCCAATTTTACAGGAcatttttatgtacattttacacTACAATTCTaagttatatatattattaacttCACGTGTTTATTGTTGTGATAATACTGAGAGGTACGCTGGTGTTAAATAAAAGTAGACCTtgtaatcagaggtggcaaatccaggtccagaaagtaaaaacgctgccagtttggctttagcccctcgtgctagctagctagctccctagttagctccccgggtgcttgtttacctgctagggagctagctagctagcacgaggggctaaagccaaacagttggcagggtttttactttccggatCAGGATTTGCCATCTCTTTTTGTAATACAGTAGTGCCTTGCAATagaccagattttttttaattcaatacatcttttggacaatttttgctttgacttaagaaataaaatttgagattttttctaaatgcaaaaaaaaaaataaaaaattcaaatgagtGAACAgatttttgtgagaaaaaaaaaagaacatatcaCACCGCCCTAATACTTCATGACGTGTCCAGTGAAAAAGCAAAATGAACAACTCAACCCACAAACAGTCGCAAAACACCtttaatgtaaataatgataattaagACCTTATTAAATCAAGGCAGCAGTCCAGCGTGCGCGGTCCTCCCTCGCCCACGTCCTCAACGTCCAGTGACGTTCCTCACCTCACGTGGCTTCCTCCGCTTCGGCCTGCTGCGCGACGTACTGCTGCAGCAGTGCCGTCAAGTGGGCGGGGTGTCGCTGCAGCAAGGCGCTGGTTTGCGAGGCCAGCGTGTTCAGGCCGCTCACCAGCTGGCCCTGAACCACAGTGACCGATGGTAGCTTGGCGTAGCTCGCCAGGCCTTGAGTGCTCATTAGCGTGTTGTCTATGCACGCTCCTGTGGAGCACAGCGGCAAGTGTTGGTTTGTATTAGTTTCAGTGTTCATTCGGATTTGCATTTGCAATATTTCtttgtaggcgtaaaaagcaggatttaaGAGGATGTGACATTTAATAATCTTGAGCAAAAACAAGGCTGACCTTGAAattcttcctgttttcactttttgtctCTCCAATTTACAGTATCAAACACAGTAACAAAATACCATCTAGTGACCAACAGTGGAActacacccaaaataaacatgaGGGAGAacaaaaagcaataaataaatactaattaaaaaatactataaagtgcaccccaaaaaattgcaaaatagcAGTCAGACAGAGGGGCATTTACTCACTGTATtctaaaacgtaaaaaaataaaaaggtaccTAGTAGAACCATCTGCTGGGTGACCCGCAACGTGGACAGCATTTCCTTCACCTTGGGCTCTTTACTGACCAACAGCACGGTGGGCCCAATGAATAGAGGAGCCATGTTGCTGTAGATGCTTTCGCTGAGGAACGAACGCATCACCTGCAAACGAACACATGCGGACAATAGATCAGTGTTTCATATCTTTTATTGAGCAAAGGCAAACATAAGTaaatgaacaaagatacataatttgtagtaaaaaaaaaaaaaaactagagctGAGTTAACACTTCCTGGTTGTTCTATTTGTTTACCTGGTTAGGGAAGAATTTGACCATAATGCCATGCTTTTGGAACCTGTACTTGAGCATCACCATGTCATCAGAGGTGGAACCATTGTTCTGCGCCACAGCGACCATCTTGCAGTCGCGGAAGATCCCTTCCAAGTCTCGCTTCAGCAGCCTCATCAACGGACTCTCCTGAACACgaagaacgtttttttttttcacgcttACTTTTGTCTTATTTGTATGCAGTTGTAATGAACTGTCCAGTGACACcatctgaagttttttttttaataacatgtctaaataaaataaatgttatactATAGTGATGATTTTGACGCCTGTTGTTACCTGCTCCTTAACCACAGTGGTTTCGTCTGCATAAGCGCCCCGCGGCGCAGCCGGTTTCGGGGGGATGTACTGCGTCACAGCCATCAGCTTCTGTTTAATGAAATGCATCGGTTTCCTGTGGCGGGTGACAGCTTTGGAGCCGTGTCGAATGCTCTGAGTCAGGGGGAGCCATCCTGGAACGAAGACACGGTCACAAGCTGGACAGATACAATAAAGCCTCCTCTGAAGAAGATCATTCCTATGACATATCGAGGCAATGAGATATTTCGATTTTCGATGTTTTTATttagcacaatttaaaaacagtgtAAGGAGGAAATGAAGCCGAAATGGCTTATACAAGATTCTACGCCATGCTCAAAGTTTCATAtcaaatttgaacaaaatataGGAGGGTAGTgagaatataaatatatataatgtatttaatatcTAATACAGCAGGTCCACAAGTTGACGTCTATCCGGTACGACAATAATAACATCACGAGGCGGCCCATATACAATAATGAAACCCGAGGGGTATTCGAAAACGGATTTTAATCGATTTATTAACCATACAGTCCACTATATTAATAAAATCTCTATGTAGTAATTAGGAGGTAATAAATGAGCCAACTTTTTCGGCGAAAGCCGCAGTTGGACCCCTTATTTATACAGTAAACATCACATGCTAGCTAAACCCTCATTGGTTCGCAGCAACTTAGCAGGAACTTAACGATCATCGCGAATATTGAAGGGGAATATCGTCCTCATACGcgttatataaataataaaataagtcgTTATAGCTACATTACCTTTTTTAGGTAATAATTTCCCACACAAGGTCGCTGCCATGTTTGACAGGAAATCGTTTTCCGGAAGTGACGCCAAAATGCTACCTTCACAATCAGagctataaaatgtttttttatgtgtgttattcttttttttacaaataagatCAGGCCACGATTGATACAAAGTAAATAAACGTTATAGATAAAGGTGTTCTCATTTCGGTTTCTTAATCTTAATGCATCCTAATGTGCTGCGGTTATTTTATTCTCTCCGAATTTCATTAAGACGATATTCCCTAAACGCAACACTGTGCAATGTTCAGCACGTTTTCCGTGAATGTAATTTTCTGTCTACTTCATGCTTATTATAAACCAATGGTTAAGAAAGATACTATCGGTTGCTTGAAAAGAAAGTTATACATTAACATCGGCTGCAAAATTTGCGTAATGTTTTTTACGTAAAGCGTGCTCGCCGTTACGTCACATTGGCGACAAGCATGAGGCGTACACTGTCATTGGGCCGGATTGTTTTATTAATCGGTGCAAATCGCGCGTCCTTTTCGCCTCCGATTGCTTGTGAGCAAAGCGTCTTTCCACACTTTCTCCACAGACAGCCGACGCGTAACAGCATGGATCTCAGTGACATGAGGAAGAAATACAAAGGAGACGAGGAGGTGAGCGTTGCAATAAGGCTGGAatgaaattactgaatgaacattaggcattatacaaaataataattatagtgtttgcGTACAAATggtctctggagtgcctacACTACACACCCATTAAATGTAAACATCAAGCCACCAAACAAATATTTAgtcatctacttttttttttttttttaagaaacccGCTGTTACAAAACAGTGGGGCTAATTAAGATAATAACCTAACCGGACTTTGGCTTGGCAGCTAGGCTGATGTTGAAGAGCAAAAGAACCACTTTGACCTCACATCCATTCCCATTGAGTTTCCACTCTCTGCTTTGAACGTCTACATTTGAACTTCTtacagcatgattatttttaatttagtgtTTTGAGGAGAACCAGCTGACTTCTCTGGATCCAATCAAGCAGTTTGGAAGCTGGTTCGATGAAGCCACCAAGTGTCCTGAGGTTGGCGAGGCCAACGCCATGTGCATCGCCACGGCAACCAAGTGAGCAAACAGCAAGCATGTTTACAACTATGTACCAATTCTACTTTTACGTGAGTCAAATAAAAACGTAcagactctgaaatgtacttgcgCATAAAAGGTGCTGCAACTTGGCTTGTCTCATCGGGCgtcataaaattattatttattggtgGCTGCATAGCAGCAATCATCAATTTTTAAACTTCGtgcaatgaaataaaacactTCTCTGTATACAAAATTACCTATTTTACTAACATAGTGTGCGTACTAAGAAGAAGTaagaaaacactttaaaaacaacatgttcGCATAGCTTGGCTAAAGTTGTGAACTGAATTACAAAACACACTTAAGTAGATAATGATAGTAATTTAAATACAtcttatttgtatgtttttctcCAGATTAAAAAgagattataattttttggcCATCGTTATTGGAGCTGATAACATGAAGTAATTCTCTTAAATAAGGGTATGCATGGAGTTGTTTAAAATCTCAAGAaatcaatcagtcaaaatcataATCGCAGTTGACTTTACCTCTCTCGATTTCTATTAAACGCCGTGTCGTCGTCTGCGGAAGGGTGGGAAAAAGTAGCacctattttgacaaaattagCCGAAAACGCATGACTGCGTGTGGGCTACAGTGAACACACACCGTTTGTAATCACCtagaaatgtttcaaaatggtggcaaagtaCTTTCAACATAAAGGATCAAACACAGGGGTCGTATGATGTCACCAGGAGTTTGAACATTTGGAGTGTTTTAGGCACAGAGAGCAGCGTATGCTTACGAACGCGCAGTTATGAACCAGTGTTACCAGAAAAACTGTATTCAGTACTGGTAGGTAAATTATTCAGCACAAACAAGCCACCGTCAAATGAGGCTCATCAATAGCATTAGCTAGCATATTAGCATAAATaacatgctcacacacacaagcactttAAAACTAACTACACTAATattccactaggtggcgctaaaGTAATACTTGAATTGCTCAAGGAGCGCTTCCAATGAAAAATATACACACAATTACACACACCTGTAAAATCTAGTACactaacaaagtatttgtacttggttaCTTCCCACTACTGTGAGTCAGGGATGGACGGCCATCGGCCCGCATGGTTCTGCTCAAAGGTTACAGCGACTACGGCTTCCGATTCTTCACCAACTTCGAGAGCCGCAAGGGAAAGGAGCTGGTGAGTAACCGCGACCTTCGACCTTTTGTGGCCTCCAAAATCATTGGAGTCATTTTGTCGCCCGTTGACAGGAGAGCAACCCTCACGCCTGTCTCGTCTTCTACTGGGAGCCTTTGAACAGACAGGTGAGACGACATCCATGTCCGTTTGTCCCTCTTGGTCTGCGCGgatttcccacttttgtccTGGTAGATCCGCATCGAGGGCGAGGTGGAGCGAATCCCCTACCAGAGCTCCTGCGATTACTTCCACTCGCGGCCAAAAAGCAGCCAGATCGGGGCGGTGGTGAGCAGGCAGAGCACGCCGGTTCCCAACAGAGACGTAAGAAGAaccaaatgtacacaaacactgATGGCGGAAACGcttaaaaaaaacctaaatatattaataataaataaataaactaaaatatgaaataaatataaagtataataataataaaaaataattaaatttcaattaagccaaaaagttgtctttattttatttatttattttattcaaaattattaactcatttgcggttcaaatttttaatcttaattaatcgcatgacttcactagtttactcacaattaatcacaaattttattttataggtttttataaaaatataaacaattatGAAAAGTTAACATAAAGTCTTTTTAGTTCCTGAGGGAGAAAAACACGGAGCTAGAGGAGAAGTATAAGGACACACAAGTGCCGATGCCAGACTACTGGTGAgtattttcacaataaaatcaCTAAATTTCGATTTTACACTGTCAAtagaaattgattttatttgattttacatTTCTCAAGATAAAACCTAATCCTCCATCTATTCACCCGTTGCCCACTAGGGGGGGCTATGTGGTGAAGCCCCATCTGATCGAGTTCTGGCAGGGTCAAACCAACAGGCTGCACGACCGTATTGTCTTCACTAAAATGGCTGCCGACGCCGAGCTGGGTGAGCATCAACGGCGAGGCGAGGGCTGCTGGGCTTACCAGCGACTCTCACCGTGATCGGCGGACGTCACCTGCTGCTCTCCATCCGGCACCGGACTTCAAAATCATCAGCATAAAAATGTGCTTCAATCGTTAAGCGATTAACATTATATCCAGACTGGAAAAAAACTgctataaacaaaaaatattgtaaaatacaagAACATGTGTATGAACATCTTCATTCTGTATTTGTGTTTgactgtcccttttttttttgttgttttttgaaatgCCTGAAAGTGCATTAGCAATTGTGACTCTTGGTGTCATTAGcacaacaaacacatttcagTGTTAATATGACCTGCATGCAGTTCTAGCACAACCCAGTagagaatgaaaaataaatacacaaactgCCGCAGAGAGAGGCAAGGCAATCAATTTATTGGTTTCATAAGGGCTGTGAACTTGGAATTTATTCACCActgcaaaaaaaggaaaaaaaagtgacttgctGGTTGTTCATAATAGCTTATGAATAGAAACAGATATGAAAATTGAACTCTTTTCCAGAGGGGAAGTAAaagaacaaaagacaaaaaacataaataaaattacaaaaatgaaagaTCAACAGTAATTCGAAAGTTGGCAGAAAGCTACAAAAGatatctagctagctaaataagtaaatatgttattttttgagcaattttttaaaaaacttatttatgattgtattattgcccaaagtcagctaaaCTCCAGCTCAGCTGTTAGCACTACAGAGAATGGAAGATTgaataattatattaattaatgtCTTTACGTTTAATGTGTAACACTTTTCCACCCAACAAGCAATTGTCTTTGTCAAATTGCAAGATCAATAAAGTTGTGTTTTAAGTCGATACAATAAAGTTGCGTTTTAAGTCAATACATGACTTTTTGAACTATAAAAGTAAtttcagtgttgttgttttttgtttttttttacccacacgAGCACAAGAAAACTCCGTTTCCGACAATCTAAAGAAAGATGTGAaccatttattcaattaatggACGCTGTTATTTGTGACGCAAAATCACGGCAGTGGCGGCGAAGCGGTGCACTCGGACGAGCACGCGCAATGAAGGGTGGCTTGCCACATTAGACAGCGCGGTTTGCGATTGCAGCACACATTAGAAAAGAATGTAAAGAGCGAGCACCGCGTGCAGGTTCGACGTGACGGCCATCAGCGCGGCACGGAAAGTTTCCACGCTGCGTTCCTCTACCTGTaagtgcttctttttctttaaaaaaattaataaataacatcCGCTGTCAAATAATTGCAGTGATTACATTTCGTGTGAATTATTTGGAGCTTGGGAGATGAGAGAggctcttattttatttattttttttaatactgtattaaTTCGTGCTCCGGTgaaatttgcatatttgtttCTCAAGCAAAGACTGAAGATTATTTTTAGAAGATGTTAGAAGCTAGACAAAATCCTTTATCAAATAATGTTTACATTAATTGGCTACTTTGGCATCGGATCACATACGattgtttgtgttgtttctcTACATTTACTTGTATATAAAGATTTGCGAATTGTGTGGcattaaagtcatttttttccctatagCATTTGTGTTGTAACCACATATTAGTTCATTATGTTtccatatgtatttatttatattatttaaccCTTATCCAACCAGGAAGGGTAATGCAGAAGAGTCATAGTGTTGCAATACTGTTGACACATGAAGTCTCCTCTTGAAAATTGGCTGAATGTGGTGTACATGTTTGCAAATAGATGCTTCAAATTTGGGCTTCCTCCTTCAGTGTGCGGTGAGGAAGAAAAAATCAATCACAATGGCTTCAAGAGACATCATGGCCGTGACATTTCTGCTGCTTGCCAAACTACCCATGGTTAGTTTGTCCCCCCCCCTTCTTGTATCGAATGTTGAATACGCTTGAATAACACCTTATAATAGATCTTTTCATCATGTTTGTAAGCAATCGGCACCAACCGAGTGGCAGTGAGCGTGTGGCCCGAAAATGCCAAATCACTCGTGTCTTACATCAACTTTGCAATATAATATTCACAGATTGACATGGCCAGCGGGAAAGTGTTAGAGGAAACGTATCACAAGTGGGTGCAGTATAAGGACGACTGTATCAAGATGATTGAAAATGAGCCGTTGCCTCAAGGTATGGAGATGTTTGGCATGCATCGTTCAATATGACACAATCAGAGAGAGGAAAATGTCACCTGCTGTGATCCACGTGAAAATATTCGAATGGGCCGTGAATGTTTGACCTTTACCTTGTCATTGTGTGGCCTTTCCAGACGGCTTGTTTTGCAACAGGACGTTTGATAGATACGCTTGCTGGCCGGATGCTCCTGCTTCATCTCTTGTCAACATCTCTTGTCCTTTCTACCTGCCCTGGTATGATCAAGGTATACCAGAAATGAAATATTGGGTTTGCATAGTAGAGCTCATTTATGATTAGATGCCATAGATAAGAGCTTCTTTGTACAACGACAACAAATGTTATGTAgatatgctaagctaacatccATGCCTTCCATTACCTTTGATAGGACACTCGCCCCtactaagatggccgccacgtCTGTACACGGACAATTTGGAAAACAGCTATCGATATTTTAAAGACCCAGTGTGTAGtccttagcgccatctagtggttaaagaatagcattagaagcacgCACACCGCAGTGGCTCGgagagaccacatttcgcaAACCTACCgacaattcttattttgcgtgagcaaacaAGCATCTCGGCGAGCGACGGCGGCTTGGCAACCGTCGTGAAGCCCGCGGCAAGCGACGCCAAAAGACCGTGCGAGCCGTAATTAGCCGgggcggctaacaagagcgactagcgggagttagtcggagACATGGGTTGgcgtggctaacaagagcggctagtcggaggagctagtaaaaaaaaacgaacaaaaaaagctagtaaaagttTACGAGAGCAAAAGCAGGAAGATGGTGGCGAAACATGGCGGCTCTGGTGAGGTGAGACATCCATGTAAtgtaattagtgattactataaaaagaaaatatatgtttatgctatatacaacatttttttttaatactattcGCATAaacagtcgtttttttttttttaaatgaatgaattattagttcaccacgaGATGAcgctagggatcactgactCTCCCTTTAAACTTAATATGTTTCCATTGGCTGCCAATATTGACCCGCTAGAGTAATTTTTCTACCATTCAAAAATTTTCTTCACTGAGGATGTGgggtgtggaggggggggggggtgtgcaCCCCCTCGGGCAGATGCTCAGAAAATATGCTAGGCTACTGCTTgttagcatatatatatatataaacacaatcTACTGTACAACAGCTGTcagtaagaagaaaaaaaatccattttattgtttttctttgatccaGTGTCACACGGGGTGGTACAACGGCGGTGCGGCGCCGACGGCCTTTGGGAGCTTGACGATAACGGCCACGTGTGGCGGGATAAGTCCCAgtgtgaagaggaaaaagaggTCACGTCTCAGGAGGTAGGACAGACAAGTGATCTTTTCGCAGGAGCCTCAAGCGCTTCTCACATGAGCAAAGGTGCAGGGGTGCTTTGATATAtagatattttgtgtgtgtgtgtgtgtgtggagggggagggggaggggggtgtctGATCTTGTGATTGGCCAAGCAACGACTCGACAAATCTTCATAGGCATCCATATCTCAAGGAACTATTGTGATAAATCCTGTGGAGAATAATagctttattgtattttatgtcaATAATGAAGGGTTGTTTTAATATTATCTTTTCTGAACCTTTCAGGTGCCCGGGGAAACCAATTTCATTCCATTCTAGTCAATTTTCGCGGTTTCATAGTTCCCTGCAGATATGTCACGCAAATTGCCAAGTATACCGTGCTGCCGTAGCACAGAATGACAAAAGGTTGGCTGTAATTTGAGTGCTGTGCAGGAGAAATAATAAGGGATGACATCGCCACTGCTGTGAtagatgtttttatatttttatgttcaaAATCAATACATATCGAGTCAATTTTCATGCGGCTTCATACCTGCCTGCAAATCTGTCCCACATGTTATTTTATAGTGCAAAAACACTGATTATTCTGTTCCGTCCGACTgccaatgaatgaaaaaaaaaatcatattaacaacatgtttatttttagagcACTTTTAATCTAAGTGTTGtatagatggataaaaaataagTACAAGTGGAAACAAGTGAGAGAAacaacaaagttaaaaaaaaaaaagtttcatgaaTAAAAACACAGGCAAGAAcaaaagtgattaaaaatgttgattaaaatattacttattaatatttaatatttattattattattattatattattatatttattattattattatttattattgttatttatttcattatataattaatattacaaaccCAACCGAAAATACCAACAAAGGCTTTTAAACATacttttaactaattcactgccattgacgactattgatgtcaaaaattcatttgaactgtttctattagtttcacctttttttccacttttgttaacaagagtatgaaaacttcgattttttttaattgtacatataAAACAgacataacatttttgattaattagtgaagtcatgtgattatttacaattaaaaattttaatcgcctgatgcccctaattaaaaaaaagaaaatattacagaaattaggggtgtcagacgattacattttttaaattgtaattaaacgcatgattcaatagttaactcacgattaatcacaaattttatatctgttctaaatgtacaataaaaaaaaaatccctaggttttcatactcttgttcacaaaagtggaaaaaaaatgtgaaactaatagaaatagtcgtcaatggcagtggacgagttaaaataacacaaatgcattcaaaacacataaagaaaaaaatgagagagagcaagagaaacAAATCACAATTTATCATCCcaccaaaatacaataaaaagaaaaaaaaatcagcaatagTCATTCCCAAagatttacatttataaaatgaagCTACAACTGTtactttctgtaggcgtaaaaagcaggattacagagGACGTACCGCCATGTAGAAATTACACAAaaattagaaagtggcaaacggtaaaaaaaagtacagtatatcatttttttattggatgTACGGGATTTTGACATGCCCCGCATGCTGCTCcactcatttggatttgtgTGTATGTCTTTCAGATgtggctgaaaaaaattatggtGAGCTTCAGGACGTTGTACACGGTGGGCTATTCCTTGTCCCTCCTCACTCTCGTTACCGCTCTTGTCATTCTGCTAAGCTTTCGGTAAACACATTTCAGCACGttgttatgtttattgttgtttttctttgagtAGTCTCTTTTTCTTGTTCTGATACAGTCAGCAATGAATAATGATTAAGCGTTGAAAGCAGCTTGTCACAATAATTAACCTTGGttgaggataagtggttcagaaaaaaagatacatgtagtgacgtagaatggcggcgacgcattcagagtttttttattttttatttatttatttattttttttattttttattttttttattttttttattttttaaatttttttttttatttctttttattttttcataggttttaggtgaactaatgaatgcacgcacgcacgcacatacacattttcacccacatacaaaaaaaaaaatatacaaaaaaaaaaaaatatatatatataaaaaaaaaaaatatatatatatatatatatatatatatatatatatatatatatatatatatgtaaaaaataaaaaaaaagggagagcaatgatgatgacatgtcaaatcggtaaaattacccaatggacaatactgagctctccagaaaaaaaaaaaaaaaaaaaagttttgatcgTCACTTTAGGAACGCAacggagacttaccttgctttctttatgggCGTTTCACTTcgcttttttttcaatttaaatttttttattaatcatatTCAAAAGTACAAGTATACAATGTTGAACAAACACATGCCAGGCGGTATATACATAAGTCACGTATATTCAAAGAGTTTATAAGTAATACAAATACGGATTGTTTTTAAAGCCTTTTTGTTCAGTGagctaataatacattttagatAAGAAATCGTATC
This genomic interval carries:
- the mrpl10 gene encoding large ribosomal subunit protein uL10m isoform X3, with protein sequence MHFIKQKLMAVTQYIPPKPAAPRGAYADETTVVKEQESPLMRLLKRDLEGIFRDCKMVAVAQNNGSTSDDMVMLKYRFQKHGIMVKFFPNQVMRSFLSESIYSNMAPLFIGPTVLLVSKEPKVKEMLSTLRVTQQMVLLGACIDNTLMSTQGLASYAKLPSVTVVQGQLVSGLNTLASQTSALLQRHPAHLTALLQQYVAQQAEAEEAT
- the mrpl10 gene encoding large ribosomal subunit protein uL10m isoform X1 produces the protein MAATLCGKLLPKKACDRVFVPGWLPLTQSIRHGSKAVTRHRKPMHFIKQKLMAVTQYIPPKPAAPRGAYADETTVVKEQESPLMRLLKRDLEGIFRDCKMVAVAQNNGSTSDDMVMLKYRFQKHGIMVKFFPNQVMRSFLSESIYSNMAPLFIGPTVLLVSKEPKVKEMLSTLRVTQQMVLLGACIDNTLMSTQGLASYAKLPSVTVVQGQLVSGLNTLASQTSALLQRHPAHLTALLQQYVAQQAEAEEAT
- the mrpl10 gene encoding large ribosomal subunit protein uL10m isoform X2 gives rise to the protein MAATLCGKLLPKKGWLPLTQSIRHGSKAVTRHRKPMHFIKQKLMAVTQYIPPKPAAPRGAYADETTVVKEQESPLMRLLKRDLEGIFRDCKMVAVAQNNGSTSDDMVMLKYRFQKHGIMVKFFPNQVMRSFLSESIYSNMAPLFIGPTVLLVSKEPKVKEMLSTLRVTQQMVLLGACIDNTLMSTQGLASYAKLPSVTVVQGQLVSGLNTLASQTSALLQRHPAHLTALLQQYVAQQAEAEEAT
- the pnpo gene encoding pyridoxine-5'-phosphate oxidase, which gives rise to MRRTLSLGRIVLLIGANRASFSPPIACEQSVFPHFLHRQPTRNSMDLSDMRKKYKGDEECFEENQLTSLDPIKQFGSWFDEATKCPEVGEANAMCIATATKDGRPSARMVLLKGYSDYGFRFFTNFESRKGKELESNPHACLVFYWEPLNRQIRIEGEVERIPYQSSCDYFHSRPKSSQIGAVVSRQSTPVPNRDFLREKNTELEEKYKDTQVPMPDYWGGYVVKPHLIEFWQGQTNRLHDRIVFTKMAADAELGEHQRRGEGCWAYQRLSP